Part of the Desulfobaccales bacterium genome, CGCCTTCAGGAGCCGCCCTTTGCCGTTAGGCAGGCTCAAGCTCTGGGGCTGCTCCGGGTCTTTGAAGTTGTGGACATAGATATAATCCGGTGGGGTGGGTTCTTTGGCGGCCAGTTCCTGGACATAGGCCATGATGGCTTCGGTCTTGCCGGCGCGCGGCGGCCCGGCCACGAAAATATTGTATTCCAGGTCCTTAACCCCCAGGCCGAATTCCAGGGCATGAACGGCCCGGTCCTGGGCCACAACCTTTTCCTTCGGGGCAGGGACGTCCAGGGTGGTTTCGAACCCCAAAGAATCCGGGTCACAAACAGCGCGCAAGCTCTCGGGCTTCAGTTCCCAGCGGTTAGGCGACATGGCTCCTCCTCAAGAGAGTTCATTTGGGCAGTTGGACCGAGCAAGGTATGAATCGATCGCATTATTTTGTGCCCCCTTCCAGGCGATGTAAAGGACAGACTTGGGGGTTATGGAAATCGGGGCCTTCAATCTGAATGGTGTTATGGTCCAGGCCGAAGCGGTCCCGCAGCAGGTCTTCCAGTTCCCCGGTGAGGCAATCCCGGTTCAGATGGTTGTCTATGGTCACGTGGACGCTCAAGGCATAGATCCCTGAAGCGATGGTCCAGATGTGGAGGTCGTGCACCTGCAGCACCTGGGGGTGAGTCTCCAGGGACTGCTGCACCTCGTCTAGAGGAATATGCCGGGGGGTGGCCTCCATGAGAATTTCCGCCGCCTCCCAGACGAGCTGCCAACTGCTGATAATGATCAGAACCCCCACGATGGCTCCGGCCAAAGGGTCGAGCCAATACCAGCCCCGCCACCAGATGGCCACCCCCGCGGCAATGGCGGCCACCGACCCCAGGGAGTCGCCTAGCAGGTGCAGGAAGGCCGAGCGCAGGTTCAGGTTGTGTCCCCGGGAGGGCATGAGCACATACATGCCCAGGAGGTTCACCAGCAGGCCGAGGGTGGCGATGATGATCAGGGGCCGGCTGCTCACTGTCGGTGGCTGGAAAATCCGCCACGCGGCCTCGTAAAAAATGAAGGCGGCTATGGCCCAGAGCACCAGGCCGTTGACCAGGGCCACCAGGATTTCCAGGCGGTGATAGCCGTAGGTCTTCCGGTCCGTGGGAGGCCGGGCGGTCCAGGCCAGGGCTATGAGGCTCAACCCCAGGGCGCCCACGTCGCTCAACATGTGCCCGGCGTCGGCCAGCAAGGCCAAACTGTTGGCGACGATGCCACCCACCACCTCCACCACCAAAAAGGCCAGTTGGGTCCAGAAGGCCAGCCAGAGGCGGCGGCGGCTGCTGGCAAAGTGGTTATGGTGGTTGTGGGCGCAGGAGTCGTTCATACTTTTTCCATGTGGATTTCCAGGATCTTAAATGACCGGACGCCCCGAGGAGTCTGGACTTGCAACCGGTCACCCACGGCCCGGCCCATGAGGGCCTTGCCCAAAGGCGAGGCCAGGGAAAGGTAGCCTGCGGCGGCATCGGCTTCCAGCGGGCCCACGATCTTGAACTCCCGCTCCTGCCCGGTGGTCAGGTTGACAATCTTGACCCGGGCGTTGAATCTGACCTTATGAGGCGACAGATTGCTCCCCACCAGCACCTCGGCGTGGGCCATGGTCTGCTGCAACTGCTTGATACGGCGTTCCACCCGGTGGCGATGGGCCAGGGCGGACTTAAAGTCGGGGTTTTTCTCGATCCCGCCTTCCTGGGCGGCCTCCAGGATCTCCTGGACCACCTGGGGGCGCTCCACCCGGCTCAAGAATTCCAGCTCCCGCATGATCTTCTCATACCCGGCCCGGGTCAAGAGCATTTTTTCCATAATATATAGCGCTTGCCAAAAGTTTTTTCCTCTAATTCTCCTCTCCCCTTGTGGGAGAGGGTAACTTTTGGCGATTAGTATAAGTAAGCAGCCATACAGGGCTTGCAACCATGTACTGGCGATCGGTTCATTAACTGCCCCCTATTCTTATCTAAAAAGATAGGAAGGGTCAACACTTGTGGCAATGGTTGCTTAAGCGAATTTTCCTTTTAAACCGCGCCTTGACAGCGATGGCCGGAACCGTCTATGATCCTCGTTAAGGGGGCGCCACTCCTGGCCGCGATTGATCGGGGGATGGTGGGCAATGGCTACCCTACGTTTTTTGGTCTGATGGCATCGGCTTTCAGCTCAGGGCAACACATCCTAGGCGCCATGAGGCCGAGCACAGGCTGGAAAGCCTGTGCTACCAAGGATGGCAGGCACGGAGGCCTGCCCCGCTAGACCTTTTGTTTTTACAGATAAGCCGGAGGTTCATGTTTAACTACTCACTGCATATTGCTGCCTTACCATGTTCTACCGGCTAGTGCCTAACCTGGTAGTGCGATCCCGCTGGCGGCTGCACCGGCCCCGAGCCGGGGAGCGGGTGTTGATCCTGAAGGCGGGCTCAGTCTTTCCCCCGAGCCATCCCACCACGCGCCTGTGCCTGGAACTCCTCACGGAAACTCTGGCCGCGGCCCCAAGTCCCCGGTTCCTGGACGTGGGCTGCGGCTCCGGGGTGCTGCTCCTGGCCGGAGTCGCCGCAGGTGCCGGGCTCGGGGTGGGCGTCGATCTCTCCGGGACCGCGGCGGCCACCACCCGGGACAACGCCCGGGCCAATAATCTAGCGGCCCGCGTCAGGGTAGTCCGGGGCTCCACGGAAGCTCTCCGAGGCCCTTTTGATCTGCTGGTGGGGAACCTGCGCTGGGCGGTGCAGATGGACAAAGTGGCAGAATTCACGCGCCTGGCAGCAATCAACGCCCACCTGATCCTGTCGGGGTTCAAGGACACCCAGGAAGACGACCTCTTGGCCGGTTATCAACGGCGGGGTTGGGTTTTGGAACAGCGCCGCGTCCGGGATGAATGGGTCATCGAACTGCCGCCGGAAAAGAGCTACACTTGGGTGGCCTGGCGCCTGAGGCGTCCCCGCCCGCCACTCAACCTTGAACTTTAAACCTTGAACTCTGAACTTTTCAAGACAGGAATAGGAGCAAGATCATGACCCCCGAAGCAGCTTACCAGTGGCTGGTGCAGCACAGCCTGGAGACCGCTTACTACATATCCATGGGCCAGGTGTTGGGCTGGGACCAGCGCACCTATATCCCGCCCAACGGTCATGCCCACCGCCATAATCAGTTTGCCATGCTGGCCAAGTGGATTCATGCCCGGGCCACGGACCCCCAGGTGGGCGAAAAACTTGTGAGGGTGGAGGGCACCGAATTAGTACGGGACCCGAATTCGGTGGCCGCGGTCAATGTCCGGGAATGGCGGCGGGATTATGACCGGGCCACCAAAATCCCCCAGGAGCTGGCTGTGGCCCTGGCCAAGGCTAGTGCGGAAGGGGAAACAGCCTGGGAGCAGACTAAACCCGGCAACGATTGGGGGACCTTCAAGCCGTTTTTGGCCAGAATTGTCGATTTGAAGCGCCAGGAGGCCCAGGCCCTGGGCTATGCCACCGAACCCTATGACGCTCATCTGGATAGTTTTGAGCCGGGCGAGACCGCAACGGCAATTGCCCCGGTGTTGGCGCAGCTCCGGGAGGACCTCATCGGCATCCTTGCAGCCATCCAGGGGAGTAGCCGGCGGCCCCAGGGCGAGGTGGTGCGCCGGCATTTTCCGGTAGAGGCCCAGGAACGCCTGGCCCGGCTGGCGGCCCAAGCCATCGGGTACGATTTTGCCGGTGGCCGCCTGGACCCCACCGCCCACCCTTTTTCCACGGACATCGGCCCCGGCGATGTTCGCATTACCACCCGCTATGATGAGCGCGCTTTCAGCCAGGCCTTTTTCGGCACCCTGCACGAAACCGGTCATGCCCTCTACGACCAGGGGTTGCCGGTTTCGCACTGGGGCACTCCCCGAGGAGACACCGTTTCTTTAGGCATCCACGAATCCCAATCCCGGATGTGGGAAAACCTGGTGGGACGCTCCCTGGGGTTCTGGCGCCATTTCTATCCCCGGGCTCAGGCAGCCTTTCCCGTCCTTAAGGGAGTAGACCTGGAGGTCTTCCATTTTGCCATCAATGAAGTCAAGCCGTCTCTGATCCGCACCGAGGCGGACGAAGTGACTTACAATCTGCATATTCTCGTGCGCTTCGAACTGGAGCGGGCCTTGATGAATGGTGACCTTGAAGTGGATGATCTGCCCGGAGCCTTCAGTGACAAGATGCAGGCCTTCCTGGGGCTGACCCCGCCCGATTTCAGTCAGGGGGTCATGCAGGATATCCACTGGTCCGCCGGGCTCTTTGGGTATTTCCCCACCTACACTCTGGGGAACCTCTATGCCGCCCAGTTCTTTGCCAAAGCAGAGGCCGACCTGGGACCCCTGGAGGACAAATTCGCCGGGGGCGATTTTATCCCGTTGCTCTCCTGGTTAAGGGACCGGATTCATTCCCAGGGCCACCGCTTATGGGCGCGGCCGCTGGTGCGGGAGGTGACCGGCGTTGACCTGCAGCCCCGCTACCTGGTGCGCTACCTGCAACGGAAATTCGGGGCCCTCTATGGTTTCTCCTGAGAGGCAGCCGGAAGACTCACAGGATGCCCGGAAGAAATTTGATATTTAAGGTTAAACAATAAGATGCCGAAAAGGTTTATGAAGACCTATCTCATCCGGAGGTTCTTAGACCTAAGAGGAATAAGGTAACCGGTCAAAGCCGTCAGCTGCGCCGAGACCCGGCAAGATCGTTGGTTAAAAATATCTTAATAATAATTTGGGCAAAGGTCCGGTCAGGATGATCGGATTCCGCATTTTTTCTCAGGGATGAGGTGTAAAGGTGGACAGAGAGCGTTGGGGCCGGAAAATCTCGCACTATAAGCGCTTGAATGGTGGAGAAGGTCAGGAGCCGCCGCTTACGGCGGTAAGCCCGGTTCACAGCCTCCCTAAGTCCGATGGAGATGGGCTCTTAGGACAGAGCTGCAAGCTTTCCCCCGATAAACCTCTCATCGACCCCCAAGACGATCAACTGGGTTATGCTCCCTTTGCCAGACATCTGGCCTTATCCTTGATCAAGATGGTGCCGATCGATGGATTTGTCGTAGCCATCTATGGGCCCTGGGGCTCGGGCAAGACCACCCTGTTGAATTTTCTCTTTCATTATTTTCAACAAGCCACGCCGGATGAACAACCCATAATCGTGCCTTTCAATCCCTGGTGGTTTTCCGGGCATGAAAAGCTGGGCAAACATTTCTTTGACCAATTCCAGGCTTCCCTGGCCGCCAGCGATGTCGTTACGGACAGTCTGGCGGAAAAAATCGCCGAGTTTGCCGGCATGGTGTCGGAGTTGCCCTCGACCATCCATATTCCTTATATTTCCATCGGCGACATTGCGGTGGAATTTACCCCCATGAAGCCGACAATAAAAAATGTCGTCAAACTGAAAATGGAGATCGCCGAGGAACTCCGGAGGCAACCCAAACGAATCTTCGTAACCGTGGATGACATCGACCGCCTGAACCCGGAGGAAATTCGCCAGCTCTTCGGGTTAATCAAATCCATTGCCGATTTCCCCAACATCGTTTATCTCCTTACCTTCGACAAGCGGGTGGTGATTGAAGCCTTAAGAGAGTCTCAGGGGATTTCGGGAGAGAATTATCTGGAGAAAATTGTCCAGTCTCCCTTTGAGCTGCCCTTGCCCGACCAAGCCTCATTGTACCGGCTCCTCTTGGATAAACTTGAGCTCATCATGGCGGGGACGCCGGAAGAACTTTTTGATCAAAGCTATTGGGGCAGTGTCTTTATGAATGGTGTTGAGCATTTTATCCGCACTCCCCGTAAGATCAATTTGCTGACTAATACCTTGAGCGTCACGTATGCGGCTGTCCGGGGAGAAGTTAACCCTGTGGATTTTATTGGCGTCGAAACCCTCCGGATCTTTGCTCCCGAAGCCTATCATATGATCCGCACGTATCCGGAAAAATTTACCGGACGGGATTTGATGAGCAGTAAGATCGAACAATTACGTGCGTTTCACGAAGCCTGGATCGTCCAGATAGCGGAGGCAGATCGGGAAGCGGTCAAGGGACTGCTGTCCCGGCTCTTCCCCAAATTAGAAAATGTCTGGGAGAATCTGGGATTTGATCGCCCTCTGGAGGCCGCCTGGCGCAAGCAACTGCGTATCTGCAGCCCGGATATCTTCCCCATTTATTTCCATCTGGCCCTGCCTCTGGGGACCATTTCTCACGGGGAGATCATGGGGATTTTATCCATAGTGGACAACCCTGAGGCCTTCTCCGCCCGATTGCTGGAATTGGCGACCCAGGTGCGCCCCGATGGTTTTACCCGGCTCCAAGTATTTCTCGACCGGGTGCTGGATTATGCCGATAAAGAGATTGCTGTCGAGTCTATTCCCTCGATTTTCCTCAGCCTGTTTGACGTGGGCGATCAGTTTATCCGGTTCGGAGACGAAAGCTCCGGTAAACTGCCCATCGGCAACGAGCAGCGTCTCACCCAGATAATCTTACAGCTGCTGCGGCGTCTGCCGTGGGAAAATCGCTTCGACATATTGCGGGAAGCTATTGCCCAGGGCCGGGCCGTGTTTACCAGCGTCAGGAACGTCATGGTATTGGGGAAACTCGGCGATAAGTATGCCAACGATGAGCATTCGAAAGTGATCCCTCTGATCCGTCACACCGATCAAACCGGTCTGGAAGAATTGGCGCTTTCAAAGGTGCGGGACGCAGCCAAAGAAGAGTCTTTGCTGACCTGCCCCAAGCTGCCGGAACTCTTATCTCTGTGGAAAGAGTTGGCCGGGGATGCCGAACCCAAAAACTGGCTGAATAAAATAGTGGACGATGACCACAACCTGGCAAATCTCCTGGAAAAATTTCTTGAAAAGGACTTTAGCCACACGATGCTTAAGATTGAAGGCGGCTCCCGCTACCGCCTGAATCATCGGACCTTGGAGGTCTATCTGGAGCCCGCCAGCCTCCTGGACCGGGTCCGCACCTTGGCGAAAAGCACCTGGCTGAGTGAACTGCAGAAGGTCGCTCTCCGGCAATTCTTGAAAATCTACAAGCCTAAAGGCCGTTAGCTTTCTCGGCGGTCGGGGTTGGCGCTGAACCAGGTAATGGAGTTCTACCGCAACCTCTCAGAATCTCGATACTTTTTCTGCGATGTTTGATGTCCTCAACCAACCGTAGCCGCTGACCCTTCCCCGCCTCACTCATCCCGAGTCGAGATAATCTGCTTGACTGAACGTGGCAGAGTAGATAGCCTGAACCCATGCACGGTTTCTGGGTGGCAATTCCTACATATTGGACCCATCCCGGGGGGAAAGGGCCGGAAGATCTGGTCTTTGATCATCCCACCTCTCTGGATACGCCCGGGACGCTCAGGCGAACCCTGGAAAGCCTCATCCCTCTGGTTAAAGATGGGGTTGAGGTCGGCGTAGTGGCCGCGGCCACGGCCCCCGCCCTGGACGCGGCGGTGGAGCGCCGGGTCCGGGAGGTGATCGAGTCCCCGCCGCTGCCTTACCCGGTGCGATTGTTTGCGGCCTC contains:
- a CDS encoding cation diffusion facilitator family transporter; the encoded protein is MNDSCAHNHHNHFASSRRRLWLAFWTQLAFLVVEVVGGIVANSLALLADAGHMLSDVGALGLSLIALAWTARPPTDRKTYGYHRLEILVALVNGLVLWAIAAFIFYEAAWRIFQPPTVSSRPLIIIATLGLLVNLLGMYVLMPSRGHNLNLRSAFLHLLGDSLGSVAAIAAGVAIWWRGWYWLDPLAGAIVGVLIIISSWQLVWEAAEILMEATPRHIPLDEVQQSLETHPQVLQVHDLHIWTIASGIYALSVHVTIDNHLNRDCLTGELEDLLRDRFGLDHNTIQIEGPDFHNPQVCPLHRLEGGTK
- a CDS encoding GreA/GreB family elongation factor; translated protein: MEKMLLTRAGYEKIMRELEFLSRVERPQVVQEILEAAQEGGIEKNPDFKSALAHRHRVERRIKQLQQTMAHAEVLVGSNLSPHKVRFNARVKIVNLTTGQEREFKIVGPLEADAAAGYLSLASPLGKALMGRAVGDRLQVQTPRGVRSFKILEIHMEKV
- a CDS encoding 50S ribosomal protein L11 methyltransferase — protein: MFYRLVPNLVVRSRWRLHRPRAGERVLILKAGSVFPPSHPTTRLCLELLTETLAAAPSPRFLDVGCGSGVLLLAGVAAGAGLGVGVDLSGTAAATTRDNARANNLAARVRVVRGSTEALRGPFDLLVGNLRWAVQMDKVAEFTRLAAINAHLILSGFKDTQEDDLLAGYQRRGWVLEQRRVRDEWVIELPPEKSYTWVAWRLRRPRPPLNLEL
- a CDS encoding carboxypeptidase M32, coding for MTPEAAYQWLVQHSLETAYYISMGQVLGWDQRTYIPPNGHAHRHNQFAMLAKWIHARATDPQVGEKLVRVEGTELVRDPNSVAAVNVREWRRDYDRATKIPQELAVALAKASAEGETAWEQTKPGNDWGTFKPFLARIVDLKRQEAQALGYATEPYDAHLDSFEPGETATAIAPVLAQLREDLIGILAAIQGSSRRPQGEVVRRHFPVEAQERLARLAAQAIGYDFAGGRLDPTAHPFSTDIGPGDVRITTRYDERAFSQAFFGTLHETGHALYDQGLPVSHWGTPRGDTVSLGIHESQSRMWENLVGRSLGFWRHFYPRAQAAFPVLKGVDLEVFHFAINEVKPSLIRTEADEVTYNLHILVRFELERALMNGDLEVDDLPGAFSDKMQAFLGLTPPDFSQGVMQDIHWSAGLFGYFPTYTLGNLYAAQFFAKAEADLGPLEDKFAGGDFIPLLSWLRDRIHSQGHRLWARPLVREVTGVDLQPRYLVRYLQRKFGALYGFS
- a CDS encoding P-loop NTPase fold protein; translated protein: MDRERWGRKISHYKRLNGGEGQEPPLTAVSPVHSLPKSDGDGLLGQSCKLSPDKPLIDPQDDQLGYAPFARHLALSLIKMVPIDGFVVAIYGPWGSGKTTLLNFLFHYFQQATPDEQPIIVPFNPWWFSGHEKLGKHFFDQFQASLAASDVVTDSLAEKIAEFAGMVSELPSTIHIPYISIGDIAVEFTPMKPTIKNVVKLKMEIAEELRRQPKRIFVTVDDIDRLNPEEIRQLFGLIKSIADFPNIVYLLTFDKRVVIEALRESQGISGENYLEKIVQSPFELPLPDQASLYRLLLDKLELIMAGTPEELFDQSYWGSVFMNGVEHFIRTPRKINLLTNTLSVTYAAVRGEVNPVDFIGVETLRIFAPEAYHMIRTYPEKFTGRDLMSSKIEQLRAFHEAWIVQIAEADREAVKGLLSRLFPKLENVWENLGFDRPLEAAWRKQLRICSPDIFPIYFHLALPLGTISHGEIMGILSIVDNPEAFSARLLELATQVRPDGFTRLQVFLDRVLDYADKEIAVESIPSIFLSLFDVGDQFIRFGDESSGKLPIGNEQRLTQIILQLLRRLPWENRFDILREAIAQGRAVFTSVRNVMVLGKLGDKYANDEHSKVIPLIRHTDQTGLEELALSKVRDAAKEESLLTCPKLPELLSLWKELAGDAEPKNWLNKIVDDDHNLANLLEKFLEKDFSHTMLKIEGGSRYRLNHRTLEVYLEPASLLDRVRTLAKSTWLSELQKVALRQFLKIYKPKGR